Proteins from a genomic interval of Cervus elaphus chromosome 13, mCerEla1.1, whole genome shotgun sequence:
- the NMB gene encoding neuromedin-B isoform X1 yields the protein MTLRAGGARLLGGLLLFALLAAGAAPLGWDLPEPRSRASKIRVHPRGNLWATGHFMGKKSLEPPSPSLLGTAPHTSLRDQTPRLSHHLLRVLLQKKALGMTLSGPAPHTQEAAGANVAEVMLLIRKTRRHG from the exons ATGACCCTGCGGGCAGGGGGCGCTCGGCTGCTCGGCGGCCTCCTGCTCTTCGCTCTGCTCGCGGCCGGCGCCGCCCCGCTCGGCTGGGATCTCCCGGAGCCCCGCAGCCGGGCCAGCAAGATCCGAGTGCACCCGCGGGGCAACCTCTGGGCCACCG GTCACTTCATGGGCAAGAAGAGCCTGGAGCCCCCCAGCCCATCCCTACTGGGGACAGCTCCTCACACCTCCCTGAGGGACCAGACACCACGGCTGAGTCATCATCTGCTCAGGGTCCTCCTGCAAAAGAAAGCTCTGGGCATGACCCTGAGTGGCCCAGCACCTCACACCCAG GAGGCTGCTGGTGCAAATGTTGCAGAAGTGATGCTATTAATCAGGAAGACACGACGACATGGCTGA
- the NMB gene encoding neuromedin-B isoform X2: MTLRAGGARLLGGLLLFALLAAGAAPLGWDLPEPRSRASKIRVHPRGNLWATGHFMGKKSLEPPSPSLLGTAPHTSLRDQTPRLSHHLLRVLLQKKALGMTLSGPAPHTQHRRLLVQMLQK; this comes from the exons ATGACCCTGCGGGCAGGGGGCGCTCGGCTGCTCGGCGGCCTCCTGCTCTTCGCTCTGCTCGCGGCCGGCGCCGCCCCGCTCGGCTGGGATCTCCCGGAGCCCCGCAGCCGGGCCAGCAAGATCCGAGTGCACCCGCGGGGCAACCTCTGGGCCACCG GTCACTTCATGGGCAAGAAGAGCCTGGAGCCCCCCAGCCCATCCCTACTGGGGACAGCTCCTCACACCTCCCTGAGGGACCAGACACCACGGCTGAGTCATCATCTGCTCAGGGTCCTCCTGCAAAAGAAAGCTCTGGGCATGACCCTGAGTGGCCCAGCACCTCACACCCAG CACAGGAGGCTGCTGGTGCAAATGTTGCAGAAGTGA
- the SEC11A gene encoding signal peptidase complex catalytic subunit SEC11A isoform X5, with the protein MEPAFHRGDLLFLTNRVEDPIRVGEIVVFRIEGREIPIVHRVLKIHEKQNGHIKFLTKGDNNAVDDRGLYKQGQHWLEKKDVVGRARGFVPYIGIVTILMNDYPKFKYAVLFLLGLFVLVHRE; encoded by the exons ATGGAACCTGCATTTCATAGAGGAGATCTTCTCTTTCTAACAAATCGAGTTGAAGATCCCATACGAGTGGGAGAAATTGTTGTTTTCAGGATAGAAGGAAGAGAGATTCCTATAGTTCACCGAGTCTTGAAGATTCATGAAAA GCAAAATGGACATATCAAGTTTTTAACCAAAGGAGATAATAATGCGGTTGATGACCGAGGCCTCTATAAACAAGGACAGCATTGGTTAGAGAAAAAAGATGTTGTGGGGAGAGCAAGGGG atttGTTCCTTATATTGGGATTGTGACGATCCTCATGAATGACTATCCTAAATTTAAG TACGCTGTGCTCTTTTTGCTGGGTTTATTTGTGCTGGTCCATCGTGAGTAA